A single region of the Salinibacter sp. 10B genome encodes:
- the moaCB gene encoding bifunctional molybdenum cofactor biosynthesis protein MoaC/MoaB, translating to MINVSHKTHTLRYARAEGLLRAGPEVREHLRNETIPKGNVRATARAAGIDAAKRTPEWVTFCQTLPLDWVDLGFSVVDEGLKVTAEAQTVWKTGVEIEVITAVSAALVNAYDMCKPLADDLEMTGVKVVEKRGGSSDFQQDFEEDLEAAVLVVSDSTAAGDREDRSGKKIASFLSDYPVAVARTDVLPDEPERVRAYVESQADEGGIDLIFTTGGTGFGPRDATPEAIAPVLDRAAPGIAERMRSYGAERTPHALLSRQVAGTIGETLVVTLPGSTSGVEESLHALFPGLLHVFPMLWGGGHEPDASA from the coding sequence ATGATCAACGTCAGCCACAAGACGCACACGCTTCGGTACGCCCGGGCGGAGGGCCTCTTGCGTGCCGGTCCCGAGGTGCGAGAGCATCTCCGCAACGAAACCATCCCGAAAGGAAACGTCCGGGCGACTGCCCGCGCTGCAGGCATCGACGCCGCCAAGCGCACTCCCGAGTGGGTCACGTTCTGCCAGACGCTTCCACTCGACTGGGTCGACTTAGGCTTCTCGGTCGTGGATGAGGGGTTGAAGGTGACCGCCGAGGCGCAAACGGTCTGGAAGACCGGCGTCGAAATCGAGGTCATCACGGCCGTCTCTGCGGCGCTCGTGAACGCCTACGACATGTGTAAGCCGCTGGCCGACGACTTGGAGATGACCGGCGTGAAAGTGGTTGAGAAACGGGGCGGCTCGTCCGACTTTCAACAGGACTTTGAGGAGGATTTGGAGGCGGCGGTGCTCGTCGTTTCTGACTCGACCGCTGCGGGCGATCGCGAGGACCGATCTGGGAAGAAGATCGCGTCGTTTCTATCGGACTACCCGGTCGCGGTGGCCCGCACCGACGTGCTGCCCGACGAGCCGGAGCGTGTGCGAGCGTACGTGGAGTCGCAGGCAGACGAAGGAGGCATCGACCTGATTTTTACGACCGGCGGCACGGGCTTCGGGCCCCGAGACGCGACGCCCGAGGCCATTGCGCCGGTGCTCGATCGAGCGGCCCCCGGGATCGCCGAGCGGATGCGGTCGTACGGTGCGGAACGCACCCCCCACGCCCTCCTCTCACGACAGGTGGCAGGCACGATTGGGGAGACCCTCGTCGTGACGCTTCCTGGCAGTACGAGCGGGGTTGAAGAGTCGCTCCACGCTCTCTTTCCCGGCCTGCTTCACGTCTTTCCGATGCTCTGGGGGGGCGGCCACGAGCCAGACGCCTCCGCCTAA
- a CDS encoding ABC transporter ATP-binding protein: MLRLRGLVKRYPSFALGPLSLDVGAEVLAVLGPSGSGKSTLLSLISGTDTPDEGTVQLNETSLGPESLEARGTARVFQESALFPHLTARENIEYAAAASQRVDELAALLEIEDILEQTAGTLSGGENRRVEVARALASDPAALLLDEPTAGLDTPVRRRLRGHFRRLLTDLHIPVLYVTHNQAEASTVADRVAVLQEGELQQVGPPAEVFNRPATTFVARFTGNPNVFPARLVSHPSGARIEWSGKRLAAPASDIPPETDVWLCIRPEQVELCPEAGAQASGNVVEATVTQCIFQGSEYVVLLRVGDDGEESSLRARVLPSRARVLDVGQGDRIQVRLRSGPLHLIRR, from the coding sequence ATGCTGCGTCTGCGTGGACTTGTAAAGCGATACCCTTCGTTCGCGCTGGGGCCGTTGAGCCTGGACGTGGGCGCCGAGGTCCTGGCCGTGCTCGGACCGTCAGGAAGCGGAAAAAGCACGCTCCTGTCTCTCATCTCCGGGACGGATACCCCGGATGAAGGCACGGTTCAGCTCAATGAGACGTCCCTCGGTCCGGAATCCCTCGAGGCGCGCGGAACCGCTCGGGTCTTTCAGGAGAGCGCCCTCTTTCCGCACCTTACTGCCCGCGAAAACATTGAATATGCGGCCGCCGCGTCGCAGCGCGTCGACGAACTGGCGGCGCTCCTGGAAATTGAAGACATCCTCGAACAGACCGCAGGGACACTATCGGGGGGCGAAAACCGGCGGGTGGAGGTGGCGCGCGCCCTGGCATCCGACCCGGCGGCCCTTCTGCTCGACGAGCCGACCGCCGGCCTCGACACCCCGGTGCGACGGCGTCTCCGGGGACACTTCCGTCGGCTGCTAACGGATCTCCACATTCCCGTTCTCTACGTAACACATAATCAAGCTGAGGCTTCGACGGTTGCTGATCGCGTAGCGGTATTGCAGGAGGGAGAGCTCCAACAGGTGGGCCCACCGGCCGAGGTTTTTAACCGTCCTGCGACGACGTTTGTGGCGCGGTTTACGGGCAATCCGAACGTCTTTCCGGCCCGTCTTGTGTCTCATCCCTCCGGAGCGAGGATCGAATGGAGCGGCAAGCGCCTGGCCGCGCCGGCGTCGGACATTCCTCCGGAGACCGACGTTTGGCTCTGCATCCGGCCGGAGCAGGTAGAGTTGTGTCCGGAGGCAGGAGCTCAAGCATCGGGGAACGTCGTCGAGGCAACGGTGACCCAATGCATCTTCCAAGGGTCCGAATACGTAGTGCTCCTCCGTGTCGGTGACGATGGAGAGGAGTCCTCCCTGCGGGCGAGAGTGTTGCCCTCCAGGGCCCGCGTCCTCGACGTGGGGCAAGGGGACCGCATCCAGGTTCGCCTTCGGTCGGGCCCTTTACATTTGATTCGACGGTAG
- a CDS encoding ABC transporter permease subunit, with amino-acid sequence METLPPRSRRRSELRPGQWVIAGLGGLLVIYYGLPLIALLITQSPAEIGQRLADAQVRSAALVSLAAAGTTTVLSALLGAPLAYGLARGDARWTTPVTALVVLPLVFPPIVSGMLLLSVFGPSTWIGSASTAAGMPLTRSFAAVVLAQTFVASPFTVITAKSAFEGVPRRYEQASRLLGTSRWTTLRRVTLPLAGPGVVAGLLLTFARSMGEFGATLMVAYYPRTLPVQIWVAFTTLGLDNAFPVAVVLAVLSILVLVLLNRLRPNAWE; translated from the coding sequence ATGGAGACGCTCCCGCCCCGATCTCGTCGGCGCTCTGAGTTGCGCCCTGGGCAGTGGGTCATTGCAGGATTGGGGGGGCTGTTGGTGATCTACTACGGGCTTCCCCTGATCGCGCTGCTGATCACGCAGTCGCCGGCCGAGATCGGGCAGCGGTTGGCCGATGCGCAGGTCCGCAGTGCCGCTCTGGTCTCGCTTGCCGCCGCCGGAACGACCACCGTGCTGTCCGCCCTTTTGGGCGCGCCGCTGGCGTACGGACTGGCCCGCGGCGACGCCCGGTGGACGACCCCCGTGACCGCTCTGGTCGTGCTTCCGCTGGTATTTCCCCCCATTGTGAGTGGCATGCTTCTGCTCAGCGTGTTCGGCCCGTCTACATGGATCGGGAGCGCCTCGACCGCCGCCGGCATGCCCCTCACGCGGTCCTTCGCCGCCGTGGTGTTGGCACAGACATTCGTGGCCTCGCCGTTCACCGTGATCACGGCGAAGTCGGCGTTCGAAGGGGTGCCGCGCCGCTACGAACAGGCCTCGCGGCTTCTCGGCACGAGCCGGTGGACCACCCTTCGCCGCGTGACTCTCCCGCTGGCAGGGCCGGGCGTGGTCGCTGGTCTCTTGCTTACCTTTGCCCGCTCGATGGGCGAATTCGGGGCCACCCTCATGGTTGCGTACTATCCCCGAACCCTGCCGGTGCAGATCTGGGTGGCGTTCACTACGTTAGGGCTTGACAACGCCTTTCCAGTGGCCGTCGTGCTGGCGGTCCTCTCCATCCTCGTGCTTGTGCTGCTGAACCGTCTTCGTCCAAACGCCTGGGAGTAG
- a CDS encoding extracellular solute-binding protein codes for MTRRQFIAATAALMAGGACTNGSSGAVSLMAAGSLYHAFENGLAKQLSDPSPEIEAHGSVAVARLVAEGKRDPDIVSLADAALFDGPLHPTWHVEFATNALVLAYNPDTAAGRRLAEAGPEAWYEPLLRSEVRLGRTDPDLDPLGYRTLFALDLASRYYEIPELSPRVLEPRQVYPETALISQFEVGAIEAAFTYRSMATARGYAFVELPREINLSSPAHARNWYEQASYRLPDGKVVRGAPISYASTIRHLRPEVQTVFRRQCRGAYLTAFGFSVPDDYPRIHGDAPAPISSAL; via the coding sequence ATGACGCGCCGCCAGTTCATTGCCGCAACCGCTGCCCTGATGGCCGGGGGCGCCTGCACCAACGGATCGAGCGGTGCTGTCTCCCTGATGGCGGCGGGGAGCCTGTACCATGCGTTCGAGAACGGATTGGCGAAGCAATTGTCGGACCCGTCCCCCGAGATTGAAGCGCACGGCTCGGTGGCCGTCGCGCGCCTTGTGGCGGAGGGCAAGCGCGATCCCGACATCGTATCACTGGCCGACGCGGCGCTCTTTGACGGCCCCTTGCACCCGACGTGGCACGTCGAGTTTGCCACGAACGCGCTCGTGCTTGCATACAATCCCGATACGGCAGCGGGCCGCCGACTGGCAGAGGCCGGACCGGAGGCCTGGTACGAGCCGCTGCTCCGATCGGAGGTGCGACTGGGCCGGACGGATCCGGACCTGGATCCGCTTGGCTACCGCACACTTTTTGCCCTCGATCTCGCCAGTCGGTACTACGAAATCCCGGAGTTGTCACCCCGCGTGCTCGAGCCCCGGCAGGTTTATCCGGAGACTGCACTGATCAGCCAGTTTGAAGTTGGAGCCATCGAGGCGGCTTTCACATACCGCAGCATGGCGACGGCGCGTGGCTACGCGTTCGTGGAGCTCCCGCGGGAGATCAATCTGAGCAGCCCGGCCCATGCCCGGAACTGGTACGAGCAGGCCTCATACCGCTTGCCGGACGGGAAGGTGGTTCGGGGAGCCCCGATCAGCTATGCCTCCACCATCCGGCACCTAAGACCGGAGGTGCAGACCGTCTTTCGTCGGCAGTGCCGCGGGGCGTACTTGACGGCGTTTGGCTTTTCTGTTCCCGATGACTATCCCCGCATTCATGGAGACGCTCCCGCCCCGATCTCGTCGGCGCTCTGA
- a CDS encoding molybdenum cofactor biosynthesis protein MoaE: protein MDTFSPFSITDEPIRVQERKATLHSLEAGAYVEFEGRVRNHSQGRDVRRLDYEAYHELAESEGHELVEETVERFDVIDAACVHRVGRLELGEVAVWIGVVAAHRADAFRACAFCIDEIKARLPIWKKEVYADGEAEWINGCCGNGSVFAPDEPVAHERS, encoded by the coding sequence ATGGACACGTTCTCACCGTTTTCGATTACCGACGAGCCCATTCGGGTGCAGGAGCGGAAAGCGACCCTGCACTCTCTGGAGGCCGGTGCCTACGTGGAGTTCGAGGGCCGGGTGCGCAATCACTCCCAGGGGCGAGACGTGCGGCGGCTCGACTACGAAGCCTACCACGAACTTGCCGAGTCGGAGGGACACGAACTCGTAGAAGAGACCGTCGAGCGGTTCGATGTGATCGATGCTGCCTGCGTGCATCGCGTGGGCCGCCTCGAGTTAGGCGAAGTCGCCGTATGGATCGGTGTTGTAGCAGCCCACCGTGCCGATGCGTTCCGCGCCTGTGCGTTTTGTATCGACGAGATCAAAGCACGGCTGCCGATCTGGAAGAAGGAAGTGTACGCCGACGGGGAGGCCGAGTGGATTAACGGGTGCTGTGGGAACGGGTCGGTGTTCGCTCCCGATGAGCCGGTGGCGCACGAGCGCTCGTGA
- a CDS encoding MoaD/ThiS family protein, giving the protein MASSPEDHPSPDAADVRAVKVQYYAQLREEVGRSGEAVESRATTVAELFEELDRRYDFSVAPDDLRVAVNGSFADWDAALSSQDLVVFIPPVAGG; this is encoded by the coding sequence GTGGCTTCATCCCCAGAGGATCATCCATCCCCGGATGCCGCGGACGTTCGGGCCGTCAAGGTACAGTACTACGCCCAGCTGCGCGAAGAGGTCGGGCGGTCAGGGGAGGCCGTTGAGTCCAGGGCAACCACCGTAGCGGAGTTGTTCGAGGAGTTGGATCGGCGGTACGACTTCTCGGTAGCCCCCGATGATCTTCGAGTGGCCGTTAACGGGTCGTTTGCCGACTGGGACGCGGCCCTCAGTTCTCAGGACCTCGTCGTATTTATTCCCCCTGTCGCAGGAGGGTAG
- the moaA gene encoding GTP 3',8-cyclase MoaA, whose amino-acid sequence MPAADQPTRHLDAAERSDDASGVLADRFGRRLRDLRISVIDRCNFRCDYCMPLETYGEDYSFLDPDHYLSFEEITRLVRLFARRGVEKIRITGGEPLLRPNLEELIRDIAQVEGIREIALTTNGYLLADHAEALADAGLHRVTVSLDALDPELFRKMNGVGKGPEPVLEGIVAADRAGLTPIKVNTVVRRGVNDESVLPLVRHFRGTGRIVRFIEYMDVGTRNGWDRAEVVPSAELKDRIDAEFPIEPLEANYPGEVANRYAFRDGEGEIGFVSSVTNPFCGNCTRARLSTEGMLYTCLFAEDGTDFRSLLRDGAADEAILDRLGSVWGDRDDRYSEERGRAADQDADDRVEMYKIGG is encoded by the coding sequence ATGCCTGCTGCCGACCAGCCGACTCGTCATCTGGACGCAGCCGAACGGAGCGACGATGCCTCCGGGGTGCTTGCCGACCGGTTCGGGCGGCGCCTGCGCGACCTGCGGATCTCGGTCATCGACCGGTGCAACTTCCGTTGTGACTACTGCATGCCGCTGGAAACGTACGGAGAGGACTACTCCTTCCTGGATCCCGACCACTACCTGTCGTTTGAGGAGATCACGCGGCTGGTCCGCCTCTTTGCACGGCGCGGCGTTGAGAAGATACGCATTACCGGTGGGGAGCCGCTCTTGCGCCCAAACCTGGAGGAGTTGATTCGGGACATTGCGCAGGTAGAAGGCATCCGGGAGATCGCCCTCACGACGAACGGCTACCTGCTGGCCGATCACGCAGAAGCGCTGGCCGACGCGGGCCTGCACCGCGTGACCGTGAGCCTTGATGCGCTCGACCCGGAGCTCTTTCGGAAGATGAATGGGGTCGGGAAGGGGCCAGAGCCGGTCCTGGAGGGCATTGTGGCCGCCGACCGCGCGGGACTTACGCCGATCAAGGTCAACACGGTCGTGCGCCGCGGCGTGAACGACGAATCCGTACTGCCGCTCGTGCGCCACTTTCGGGGAACCGGCCGCATCGTGCGGTTCATCGAGTACATGGACGTGGGGACGCGTAACGGGTGGGACCGAGCGGAGGTCGTTCCCTCTGCGGAGCTCAAAGACCGAATCGACGCGGAGTTTCCCATCGAACCGCTGGAGGCAAACTATCCCGGCGAGGTAGCGAACCGCTACGCTTTCCGAGACGGGGAGGGCGAGATCGGGTTTGTGTCGTCGGTTACCAATCCTTTTTGCGGTAACTGCACCCGGGCACGTCTCTCTACGGAGGGGATGCTCTACACCTGCCTCTTCGCTGAGGACGGCACGGATTTCCGTTCGCTGCTGCGTGACGGAGCCGCCGACGAGGCGATCCTCGACCGCCTCGGGTCGGTCTGGGGCGATCGGGACGACCGCTATTCCGAAGAGCGCGGTCGGGCCGCCGACCAGGACGCCGACGACCGCGTGGAGATGTACAAGATCGGCGGGTAG
- a CDS encoding (2Fe-2S)-binding protein yields MATFTLSVNGEQHKVDVDPKTPVLWVLREHLGLVGTKFGCGIAQCGACTIHLDGEAVRSCTLPVSAVGDMPITTIEGLADDNEDDLHPVQEAWLEHDVPQCGYCQAGQIMSASALLATNPNPTEDEIEEAMSGNICRCGTYVRIREAIQTAAEKA; encoded by the coding sequence ATGGCTACGTTTACCCTTTCCGTCAACGGTGAGCAGCATAAGGTTGACGTCGATCCGAAGACCCCCGTCCTGTGGGTGCTACGGGAGCATCTGGGCTTGGTCGGCACCAAGTTCGGATGTGGTATCGCCCAGTGTGGGGCCTGCACCATTCACCTAGACGGCGAGGCGGTTCGGTCCTGCACACTGCCCGTGTCGGCCGTGGGCGACATGCCAATCACCACCATCGAAGGCCTGGCCGACGACAACGAAGATGACCTACACCCAGTACAGGAAGCGTGGCTGGAGCACGACGTGCCGCAGTGTGGCTACTGCCAGGCCGGGCAGATCATGAGCGCCTCGGCACTTCTCGCGACGAACCCAAACCCCACGGAGGACGAGATCGAAGAGGCCATGTCGGGCAACATCTGCCGGTGCGGGACTTACGTGCGCATCCGCGAAGCCATCCAGACTGCTGCCGAAAAGGCCTAG